The Stratiformator vulcanicus genome has a segment encoding these proteins:
- a CDS encoding YebC/PmpR family DNA-binding transcriptional regulator, with amino-acid sequence MAGHSHWANIARAKSVVDKKRGKLFGKLSRAIIVAARTGGADPAMNLRLRYAIDKARKASMPKDNIERAVKKGAGETDGENYEELLYEGYGPGGTAILCDILTENRNRTASEVRKIFEIHGGNLGTTNCVAWMFDLKGVLRVPAENVEEDRLFEVALEAGAEDVRRDGEFFEVHTPPEIFQQVCDAFEEAKVPTDSAETTRVPQNTVDLDGDDARKLLKLLDGLEDQDDIQTVTANFNISDELMAEVGAE; translated from the coding sequence ATGGCTGGTCATTCCCATTGGGCGAACATCGCCCGCGCGAAGAGCGTTGTCGACAAAAAGCGGGGCAAGCTGTTCGGCAAATTAAGTCGAGCCATTATCGTCGCCGCGCGAACGGGCGGGGCCGATCCGGCAATGAACCTCCGGCTGCGGTACGCAATCGATAAAGCTCGCAAAGCGAGCATGCCGAAAGACAACATCGAGCGAGCCGTTAAAAAAGGAGCGGGAGAAACAGACGGGGAAAATTACGAAGAACTGCTCTACGAAGGTTATGGCCCCGGCGGCACCGCGATCCTTTGTGATATTTTGACGGAAAACCGGAACCGCACCGCCAGCGAAGTGCGGAAGATTTTCGAAATCCACGGCGGTAACCTCGGCACAACAAACTGTGTCGCCTGGATGTTCGACCTGAAAGGCGTGCTGCGCGTTCCCGCTGAAAACGTCGAAGAAGACCGGCTATTTGAAGTCGCCTTAGAAGCCGGGGCAGAAGACGTGCGTCGAGACGGCGAGTTCTTCGAAGTCCATACGCCGCCGGAAATCTTTCAGCAGGTTTGCGACGCCTTTGAGGAGGCGAAAGTCCCAACCGACTCGGCGGAGACCACCCGCGTCCCGCAAAACACCGTCGATTTGGACGGGGATGATGCCCGCAAGCTACTCAAGCTGCTGGACGGACTTGAAGATCAGGACGACATTCAGACGGTCACGGCGAACTTTAACATTTCGGATGAATTGATGGCAGAGGTGGGGGCCGAGTGA
- a CDS encoding SIR2 family NAD-dependent protein deacylase, with amino-acid sequence MSIYKRISSRISSAGFVAILTGAGVSAPSGVPTFRDPGGLWRNYRPEDLATPEAFARDPKLVWEWYELRRAGIAKCLPNAAHRVIAEWQRTRPNVTLITQNVDGLHEAAGSDDIVRLHGSLWLIRCSTGCSAERWDRTVPLPELPPRCANCGAFERPGVVWFGERLNEESLHRAATACEADVFLSIGTSSLVSPAAYLLPRAKELGAYTIEINPEATGHKSTVDLAMPESADTALSAINDLL; translated from the coding sequence ATGTCAATATATAAGCGTATCTCATCGCGAATTTCTTCGGCCGGTTTTGTCGCGATCCTCACAGGGGCGGGTGTCTCCGCACCGAGCGGGGTGCCGACGTTCCGCGATCCCGGCGGGTTGTGGCGGAACTATCGCCCCGAGGACCTGGCCACGCCGGAGGCGTTCGCGCGGGATCCGAAACTGGTGTGGGAGTGGTACGAACTGCGGCGGGCGGGAATTGCGAAGTGCCTGCCGAACGCGGCACACCGGGTCATCGCCGAGTGGCAGCGGACGCGGCCGAACGTGACTTTAATTACGCAGAATGTCGACGGCTTGCACGAAGCCGCGGGATCGGACGACATCGTTCGGCTGCATGGGTCACTGTGGCTCATCCGCTGCAGCACCGGTTGTTCCGCCGAACGCTGGGATCGCACGGTGCCGCTTCCCGAGCTTCCCCCGAGATGTGCCAATTGCGGGGCATTCGAACGTCCTGGCGTGGTGTGGTTCGGAGAGCGGCTCAATGAAGAATCGCTGCATCGGGCTGCGACCGCTTGCGAGGCCGACGTCTTTCTCAGCATCGGAACAAGCTCGCTTGTCTCCCCCGCAGCCTATCTTCTGCCACGTGCTAAAGAACTCGGAGCCTATACGATCGAGATCAATCCGGAGGCGACCGGGCATAAGTCAACCGTTGATTTGGCAATGCCGGAATCGGCTGACACCGCCCTCTCGGCAATCAATGATTTATTATGA
- the ruvB gene encoding Holliday junction branch migration DNA helicase RuvB, producing MPRETKYRRTTAADAEIDLPDELTDPPAPSNRVLDEQRTFDEQLRPTRLSQVIGQRKVKERLQIVLDATRMRQTPLGHLLLDGPPGLGKTTLATVIPRELDTEIQFTSGPALKAPKDLVPYLTNAISGSVLFIDEIHRLPPAVEEYLYSAMEDFRVDIVLGEGTNARTLSIDLKPFTVIGATTRSGMLTAPLRDRFVHQERLTYYDTAELTEIVQINAKKLSSDISDDAAREIAIRCRGTPRRANNLLRWARDYAEVHGGGTITDDIANRALEMREIDKHGLDEQDRRYLTTLIDVFTGGPAGLSTLSHSLSIPADTLEDEVEPFLLRTGLIRRTPRGRTVTPAGWEHVGRAKPDNDGDRSLFG from the coding sequence ATGCCCCGAGAAACCAAATACCGCCGCACCACCGCAGCCGATGCCGAGATTGACCTGCCGGACGAATTGACCGATCCGCCGGCGCCGAGCAATCGCGTCCTCGACGAACAGCGGACGTTCGACGAGCAACTCCGCCCGACCCGCCTCTCGCAGGTGATCGGTCAGCGCAAGGTCAAAGAGCGGCTGCAGATCGTGCTCGACGCGACCCGCATGCGTCAGACGCCGCTGGGGCACTTACTCCTCGATGGCCCGCCCGGTCTCGGCAAGACGACCCTCGCCACAGTCATTCCCCGGGAACTCGATACCGAAATTCAATTTACCTCCGGTCCGGCCCTCAAAGCCCCGAAGGATCTCGTCCCGTACCTGACGAACGCGATCAGCGGATCAGTGCTGTTCATCGACGAAATTCACCGGCTCCCCCCCGCGGTTGAAGAATACCTCTACTCGGCGATGGAAGACTTTCGCGTCGACATTGTGCTGGGCGAGGGGACCAACGCCCGCACGCTGAGCATCGACCTCAAGCCCTTCACGGTTATCGGTGCGACGACCCGCAGCGGAATGCTGACCGCGCCGCTCCGCGACCGTTTCGTCCACCAGGAACGGCTCACCTATTACGACACCGCAGAGCTCACCGAGATTGTGCAGATCAATGCAAAGAAGCTGAGCAGCGACATCTCCGATGACGCCGCCCGTGAGATCGCGATCCGCTGCCGGGGGACGCCCCGCCGAGCCAACAACCTGCTCCGCTGGGCCCGCGACTACGCCGAGGTCCACGGCGGCGGCACCATCACCGACGACATCGCCAATCGAGCTCTCGAAATGCGAGAGATCGACAAGCACGGGCTCGACGAACAGGACCGCCGCTACCTGACGACCCTCATCGACGTCTTCACCGGCGGCCCCGCGGGCCTGTCGACCCTCTCCCATTCCCTCAGCATCCCCGCCGATACCTTGGAGGACGAGGTCGAACCGTTCCTCTTAAGAACGGGTTTAATCCGCCGTACGCCCAGAGGCCGCACCGTCACCCCGGCGGGCTGGGAGCATGTAGGGCGGGCAAAGCCCGACAATGACGGTGATCGGAGTTTGTTCGGTTAG
- a CDS encoding type II secretion system protein — protein sequence MRRVGFTLVELLVVIAIIAILVALVTPAVFAARESARAAQCKNNMRQFGIAFHTVAQDDSAGRFIRGGNWYSAMIELGLIDINDDPDIGLGAMLCPTSEDQTWPNVITNWFVDNTSLEAVDSTYSAPFPTIGVMREKTLEQSQVGSNIIPFLSDKYFENGLTTPWGEPDVNGATTQEVTSSMTAYLVDPVETEYQTFGPGGFIHGAFNKSMNILMADGSVISLSAKECITIEFDNDGIQLDFEGPHTRLYQAASLPQTIVIKQGFESI from the coding sequence ATGAGAAGAGTGGGCTTTACTTTAGTCGAATTGCTGGTTGTCATTGCCATTATTGCCATTCTTGTCGCGCTTGTTACGCCGGCAGTCTTTGCTGCCCGCGAAAGCGCCCGCGCCGCCCAATGCAAAAACAACATGAGGCAGTTCGGGATAGCGTTTCATACTGTGGCACAAGACGATAGCGCGGGTCGCTTCATACGCGGCGGAAATTGGTATTCGGCTATGATTGAGCTGGGGCTGATTGACATTAACGATGATCCAGACATCGGTCTGGGGGCAATGCTATGCCCAACGAGCGAAGACCAGACGTGGCCCAACGTCATTACTAATTGGTTCGTCGACAACACCTCTTTAGAAGCGGTTGACAGTACATATTCGGCTCCATTCCCGACAATTGGCGTCATGCGGGAGAAAACTCTGGAGCAATCACAAGTCGGTAGCAATATCATTCCTTTTCTGTCCGACAAATATTTTGAAAACGGGCTGACCACACCATGGGGCGAGCCAGATGTTAATGGTGCGACAACGCAGGAAGTGACCTCTTCGATGACAGCCTATCTCGTTGACCCCGTGGAGACCGAATACCAGACCTTCGGGCCGGGAGGGTTCATTCACGGTGCCTTTAATAAATCGATGAACATCCTAATGGCGGACGGTTCTGTCATATCGCTGAGTGCGAAGGAGTGCATTACCATTGAATTTGATAATGACGGTATTCAACTCGATTTCGAAGGCCCTCACACTCGGCTTTATCAAGCAGCGTCGCTTCCTCAAACGATCGTGATCAAACAAGGTTTCGAGAGCATCTGA
- a CDS encoding tetratricopeptide repeat protein, with translation MKIDFRGRNTSTRWPHGLVLGVVSLLIAPLLSPQTFGSETDPSEPNPAETVSGENEPTDSGSGNPSPIPALVPWEDPPERLEPVNPEPEQAKSARDAQAWFAVGRVRESRNDFRQALDAYRKAIELAPQQPRYYKSLVPLAFSLNESEMGLKYALQLVELDPSDFRLLRQLGTLMAARNDIEKAIDLLEKAAEVDGVDHLESPYVLLQRDLGVLYQATDDLAKAADSFEIVLEALTRPELYRLNLPARAALLADAESTFEKMGDLFVTAERYESAIKAFEEADRARRGRPAILKFNVARIYEKTNKHNEALAAIEEYIKSGSTERGAAAYELFGQILKSLEREDEIVGRLQSIADKSPRNAAVRLTLADLLIEQDRLDDASQILGEIAPRESESQVHFALARIAAKRNDAAVLLSELEQATSESEDLQSLAEFLKSISENESLLASLVKIGRERVASDDAQLSFRQSYLLAKLAREAEQVDEAVEFYQVAMASAGERELVIAQEFADYLQSNDQLAEAADVLAEALKSANAEGPARAQLLFRRSEILESAGRTEEAIKSISDALTILPGNPTLEFQRAWIYSHARRDAKAVQLFREFINAHPEAPPLVRQAKFILSNVLVRSGQLDEGVQVLEEVYENDPDDPSVNNDLGYLYADQGIQLEKALKMAKLAVESEPDNAAYLDTLGWALFKLGRFEEAVKHLSKAVTFESGQDAVLYDHLGDAQSALGNTDAAEQAWQKALDFAEKQSVPDPELIGKLKSKLNTES, from the coding sequence ATGAAAATCGATTTCCGAGGTCGCAATACTTCGACGAGGTGGCCGCACGGCCTGGTCCTCGGAGTCGTTTCCCTGTTGATCGCGCCGCTGCTTTCGCCGCAAACGTTTGGCAGCGAAACCGATCCCAGCGAGCCGAATCCCGCTGAAACAGTGAGCGGTGAGAATGAGCCGACCGATTCGGGCTCCGGCAACCCTTCGCCTATTCCCGCGTTGGTGCCATGGGAGGATCCCCCGGAACGACTCGAACCGGTCAATCCTGAACCGGAACAAGCCAAATCAGCGCGCGACGCGCAAGCTTGGTTCGCTGTCGGTCGAGTCCGCGAATCGCGCAACGACTTCCGGCAGGCTTTGGATGCGTACCGGAAGGCGATTGAACTGGCGCCGCAGCAACCCCGCTATTATAAGTCGCTCGTTCCGCTCGCATTCAGTCTGAATGAATCGGAAATGGGGCTGAAATACGCGTTACAACTCGTTGAACTCGACCCGAGTGATTTCCGGCTGCTGCGGCAACTCGGCACCCTGATGGCGGCACGAAATGACATCGAGAAGGCGATCGACCTGTTGGAGAAAGCGGCCGAAGTCGATGGCGTCGACCATCTGGAGTCGCCGTATGTACTGCTCCAGCGAGATCTGGGGGTCCTCTATCAGGCGACCGACGATCTGGCAAAAGCCGCCGACTCGTTCGAGATCGTGCTCGAAGCACTCACCCGCCCGGAACTATACCGATTAAACCTGCCGGCGCGGGCGGCGCTGCTAGCCGATGCCGAGTCGACGTTCGAAAAAATGGGGGACTTGTTTGTCACCGCCGAGCGTTACGAATCAGCCATTAAGGCGTTCGAAGAGGCCGATCGGGCGCGTCGCGGTCGACCGGCCATCTTAAAATTTAACGTCGCCCGCATTTACGAAAAGACGAACAAGCACAACGAAGCACTCGCCGCGATTGAAGAATATATCAAGTCCGGAAGCACCGAGCGCGGGGCAGCCGCGTACGAACTGTTCGGTCAAATTCTAAAATCGCTCGAGCGTGAAGACGAAATCGTCGGACGCCTCCAATCGATCGCCGACAAGTCGCCCCGTAACGCCGCTGTGCGTCTGACCCTTGCCGACCTGCTGATCGAACAAGACCGGCTCGACGATGCTTCACAGATCCTCGGTGAAATCGCACCGCGCGAATCCGAATCGCAGGTGCATTTTGCGCTAGCGCGCATCGCGGCAAAACGCAACGACGCGGCTGTCCTGCTCAGCGAATTAGAACAGGCCACCAGCGAATCAGAAGACCTGCAATCGTTGGCGGAATTCCTGAAGTCGATTTCTGAAAACGAATCACTCTTAGCATCGCTCGTCAAAATCGGTCGAGAGCGTGTCGCCTCGGATGACGCGCAATTGTCGTTTCGTCAAAGTTATCTCTTGGCGAAATTGGCACGCGAAGCCGAACAGGTCGATGAAGCGGTCGAGTTTTATCAAGTCGCCATGGCCTCGGCCGGCGAACGCGAGTTAGTGATCGCCCAAGAGTTCGCCGATTACCTGCAGTCGAATGATCAGCTGGCCGAGGCGGCTGATGTCTTAGCTGAAGCACTAAAGAGTGCGAACGCCGAAGGACCCGCTCGAGCGCAACTTCTGTTTCGACGCTCTGAAATTCTGGAGTCTGCCGGACGAACTGAAGAAGCCATTAAGTCGATCAGTGACGCGCTGACGATACTCCCGGGCAATCCGACGCTCGAATTCCAACGGGCGTGGATCTATTCGCACGCACGACGTGACGCCAAAGCGGTGCAACTCTTTCGAGAGTTCATCAACGCCCATCCGGAAGCTCCGCCGCTGGTTCGTCAGGCAAAATTTATCTTGTCGAACGTGCTGGTCCGTTCCGGGCAGCTGGACGAAGGCGTGCAGGTTCTTGAGGAAGTCTATGAGAACGACCCGGACGACCCCTCGGTTAATAACGACCTCGGCTACCTCTATGCCGACCAAGGCATTCAACTGGAAAAGGCTTTGAAGATGGCGAAGCTGGCGGTCGAGTCAGAACCGGACAACGCCGCTTATCTCGACACGCTGGGCTGGGCTTTATTTAAACTCGGCCGATTCGAAGAAGCGGTCAAACACCTTTCGAAAGCGGTCACCTTTGAAAGCGGGCAAGATGCCGTGCTGTACGACCACCTGGGCGACGCCCAATCGGCATTGGGCAACACGGACGCCGCCGAGCAGGCTTGGCAAAAGGCACTCGACTTCGCCGAAAAACAAAGCGTGCCCGATCCTGAACTCATCGGGAAGCTCAAGTCAAAGCTTAATACTGAATCTTAA